Proteins from a genomic interval of Desulfuromonas sp.:
- a CDS encoding DNA repair protein RadC: MTFAIETITDMNTEPTIRFKVITPVYSTLIVKEELPDYDKLDKPITSSEQVYELFGFLKNETKEHFIGVHVDSKNRILAIDRIATGSMNAAIVHPRDAYKSALLSSAAGIIFVHNHPSGDSTPSREDVELSKRLNEAADLIGIRMLDSIVVGSRGYASLADRGII, from the coding sequence ATGACATTCGCAATCGAAACCATTACAGACATGAACACAGAACCGACTATTAGATTCAAAGTCATTACTCCAGTCTACTCCACGTTAATCGTCAAGGAAGAGCTGCCTGACTATGACAAGCTTGACAAGCCAATTACATCATCCGAGCAAGTCTATGAACTCTTCGGGTTCCTGAAAAACGAAACAAAGGAACACTTCATCGGAGTGCATGTCGATTCGAAGAACAGAATACTGGCTATAGATAGAATTGCTACAGGCTCTATGAATGCAGCCATTGTTCATCCACGTGATGCTTACAAGTCAGCATTACTCTCATCAGCAGCTGGGATTATCTTCGTACATAATCACCCAAGCGGTGACAGTACTCCAAGCAGGGAGGATGTCGAATTGTCTAAGCGGTTAAATGAAGCTGCTGATCTTATAGGAATCAGGATGCTGGATTCAATAGTTGTCGGCTCTAGAGGCTATGCATCACTTGCTGACAGAGGGATAATATGA